One genomic segment of Natrialbaceae archaeon AArc-T1-2 includes these proteins:
- a CDS encoding YeeE/YedE family protein — protein sequence MTTNAEHEQHPLFLPLIFVGGLVFGFGLGFSHMARPEVVLSFLQFVDFGLLFVMFGAAVVTGITFFSASHLLDSAPLTDRSYGRRLKPLDRNVVVGGTIFGVGWGLSGICPGAAYASLGIGNYPILWGVAGMFVGAYLQGYVRSTGAGTGTGTSQTADD from the coding sequence ATGACCACGAACGCCGAACACGAGCAACACCCGCTGTTCCTGCCGCTGATCTTCGTCGGCGGCCTGGTTTTCGGGTTCGGACTCGGGTTCAGCCACATGGCTCGTCCGGAAGTCGTCCTGAGTTTCCTGCAGTTCGTCGACTTCGGATTGCTGTTCGTGATGTTCGGTGCGGCCGTCGTCACCGGGATCACGTTCTTCAGTGCGTCACATCTGCTCGATAGCGCGCCGCTGACGGACAGATCCTACGGCAGACGGCTGAAACCACTCGACAGGAACGTCGTCGTCGGCGGGACCATCTTCGGCGTCGGCTGGGGGCTGTCGGGGATCTGTCCCGGCGCGGCCTACGCGAGTCTCGGCATCGGTAACTACCCGATCCTCTGGGGCGTCGCCGGCATGTTCGTCGGCGCGTACCTGCAGGGGTACGTGCGGTCGACCGGAGCCGGAACCGGGACTGGCACGTCCCAGACCGCCGACGATTGA
- a CDS encoding DUF309 domain-containing protein — translation MDEHTRDRSVDPPDGSPAPTGWLESAGRWEHDTLRRATVHGVALYNGEAYHESHDCFEDEWYNYGRGTVESAFLHGMVQVAAGAYKHVVFENDDGMRSLFRTALQYLRDVPHDFYGVDVLEVRTTLSNALEEPTVIDGWQIRLDGTHPTPREADFEYASRLEGL, via the coding sequence ATGGACGAACACACCCGCGACCGTTCGGTCGATCCCCCGGACGGATCGCCCGCGCCCACGGGGTGGCTCGAGTCCGCCGGCCGCTGGGAACACGACACGCTCCGGCGGGCGACGGTCCACGGCGTCGCCCTCTACAACGGCGAGGCCTACCACGAGAGCCACGATTGCTTCGAGGACGAGTGGTACAACTACGGTCGTGGCACCGTCGAGAGCGCGTTTCTCCACGGGATGGTGCAAGTGGCTGCGGGAGCGTACAAACACGTCGTCTTCGAGAACGACGATGGAATGCGCTCGCTGTTTCGAACCGCACTCCAGTACCTCCGGGACGTCCCCCACGACTTCTACGGCGTCGACGTCCTCGAGGTGCGAACAACGCTTTCGAACGCCCTGGAGGAACCGACCGTCATCGACGGGTGGCAGATTCGACTCGACGGGACGCATCCGACACCTCGCGAGGCGGACTTCGAGTATGCCTCGAGGCTCGAAGGGCTGTAA
- a CDS encoding YeeE/YedE family protein: MIELELAASILADPFPEGISHYAIGGLLVGLGVAVIYLGTGRIAGASTFLESTLSYGSSLSRFQEYRPSRDWRIVFTLGIVAGAGVYALAFQDGIWTTDVQPWRLFLGGVLIGIGTRLGKGCTSGHGVCGVGSASVTSFVGVATFLLIAIGTAQIVQALGVVP, translated from the coding sequence ATGATCGAACTCGAGCTCGCCGCGTCGATACTCGCCGATCCGTTCCCGGAAGGGATCAGCCACTACGCGATCGGTGGCCTGCTGGTCGGGCTCGGCGTCGCCGTCATCTACCTCGGAACGGGTCGCATCGCCGGCGCAAGTACGTTCCTCGAGTCGACGCTGTCGTACGGCTCGAGTCTGTCGCGGTTCCAGGAGTATCGACCGTCGCGGGACTGGCGAATCGTGTTCACGCTGGGAATCGTCGCCGGGGCCGGGGTGTACGCGCTCGCGTTCCAAGACGGGATCTGGACGACCGACGTCCAGCCCTGGCGGCTGTTTCTCGGCGGCGTCCTGATCGGAATCGGCACCCGCCTCGGGAAGGGCTGTACGTCGGGCCACGGCGTCTGCGGCGTCGGCTCCGCGTCTGTCACCTCGTTCGTCGGCGTCGCGACGTTCCTGTTGATCGCGATCGGAACGGCCCAGATCGTCCAGGCGCTGGGGGTGGTCCCATGA
- a CDS encoding succinylglutamate desuccinylase/aspartoacylase domain-containing protein: MRVEQLGSGTPEVAVLAGVHGDEPCGVRAVERLLEAEPSVSRPVKLVVANERALSRETRYVDEDLNRTFPGDPNAESHEKQLAAELERELSGVLTFSMHSTRSYGEPFAIVNRITERTRKLCSQLPVGSLVGCGEFDEGRMFTRVEAIEVECGLQGSDRAAENAYRLARAFLRAVDALPGETDSRELPAYRLVDCIPKERADSYEVYVENFKRVDPGDPFAAADGTARVADEPFYPVLMSPDGYQDVFGYAAERIDEVAKTN; the protein is encoded by the coding sequence ATGAGAGTCGAACAGCTGGGGTCGGGAACGCCGGAGGTTGCGGTCCTCGCCGGCGTTCACGGTGACGAACCGTGTGGCGTTCGTGCCGTCGAGCGGTTGCTCGAGGCAGAGCCGTCGGTTTCCCGTCCCGTCAAACTCGTCGTCGCCAACGAGCGTGCGCTCTCGCGTGAGACGCGATACGTCGACGAGGACCTCAACCGCACGTTCCCCGGGGATCCAAACGCCGAGAGCCACGAGAAGCAACTCGCTGCCGAACTCGAGCGAGAGCTGTCGGGCGTGCTCACTTTCTCGATGCACTCGACGCGGAGTTACGGCGAACCGTTCGCGATCGTAAACAGAATCACCGAGCGGACACGGAAGCTCTGTTCGCAACTGCCCGTCGGGTCGCTCGTCGGGTGTGGCGAGTTCGACGAGGGTCGGATGTTCACACGCGTCGAGGCGATCGAAGTCGAGTGTGGTCTCCAGGGAAGCGACCGCGCCGCCGAGAACGCCTACCGGCTCGCTCGAGCGTTCCTGCGAGCCGTCGACGCGCTCCCCGGTGAGACCGACAGTCGAGAGCTACCCGCCTACCGGCTCGTCGATTGCATTCCGAAAGAGCGAGCCGACAGCTACGAGGTGTACGTCGAGAACTTCAAACGCGTCGATCCGGGTGATCCGTTCGCCGCCGCGGACGGGACGGCCCGCGTCGCCGACGAACCGTTTTACCCCGTGCTCATGTCGCCGGACGGCTATCAGGACGTCTTCGGCTACGCTGCAGAGCGGATCGACGAGGTCGCAAAGACGAACTGA